The sequence TTTATGGACCATGGTAAAGTTGGAGAAAATTCAGCAGGGAGTACGGATTGATTAAGGAAGAAAAATATAGTCGGGGCGGTGCCGAGATGTCAAGGCCTCACCAAGTAGACCATACTGTACGGTCTGTACAGGAGTAGTCCATGTATCGGTAGCTTCCGAACACCTCTCGGGGGCGGTAAGTCGGAATCCGGAGTGTGGGCCATGAAGGATAAGCCATGGTTGGTGACTCGGAAGAATACGAAGAGTGTCGGGGCACTCTCCGGGTTCAACGCCAGCAAACACCGAGGCAACTAGCTTAACACAGTGAGCGGATATGATCGTACCAGTGACTGCGCATATAAAGTCGTGCCTTACACTCTTGTCCAAGAATGCCTTAGACAAGTCACTCATTCTTCTCGTAGTAGGCTCCTCTCAATACAAACGAAATTATCACCACCCGCACAATAGGATTTTTACTCCTCTCTCACCATGCTTTCCCACGACTCCGAGATCATCATCGTTGGGGGTGGCGTTTTCGGCCTGAGCAGCGCTTTGTGGCTCGCGCGCGGTGGCTACAGAAACATCACTATCTTCGACCGATGTGCCTTTGACAAGAACGGGTACGACCCCTCAAGGGGCTGTGATGGCGCTTCGGCAGATATCAACAAGGTCTTTCGCATGGCTTATGCTGAGAGGACAGAGTAAGATAGCCCCCGTTGTTTACTTTGAATGGAGTGAAATGCTAACATTAGTTCCTTAGTTATCAAGACCTGGCCATCGAGGCGAGAGATTTCTGGCTCTCGTGGAACAAGGCAATCGCCGAGGCCAACGCTTCCGATCTCCCAGAGGGTTTAACTCCAGAAGACAAGCTCTTCTACATCTGCGGATCGTATTTCCTCGCCGAGGGTCCAGAGCTGCGCGACTACTATGCAGACAGTCTGAAgacgatggagaagacggcTCCAGAATTCCGCAGGATGCAATTTGTCAAGGTATGAACGCCGGTGATTCTCGACCTTTCGACTGACATCATTTTGAGGGAAACGCCCAAGACGAGAAAAGGCTGGGGCAAATTGATCCCAAGTGGGTTGAAAAGTATCACATTATTGACAGGATCAATGGCGGGAACACCAATGGCTTCATAGACATCCAGGGAGGCATTACCATCGCTGACAAGGCATGTCATCCTAGAACTAGGTCTCTCAGTTTTGCACCAACTTCTAATCTCATGAGTGTAGGCCTGCATATACGCAAAGTTCCTATGTGAGCAAGTCGGAGTCAAGTTCGTCCTGGGCGATCCCCAGGGTAAGCTCTCCAGCCTCATCGTCGAGAACGACGGCTTGAACAAGAGGGTGGCTGGAATCAAGACGTGCGATGGGCTTCGTCACTTCGGAGACTTGGTCATAGTCGCTGGTAAGTAGATTCAGTCCGCTGCGTGCCTGTTCCTCAAGGCTAACACACATCAGCCGGCAGCTGGACTGCATCCATCATCCCGGAAGCTCACAAGACTGTCGAAGCAACGGCAGGGACTGTCATGTTCATTGACATTCCGAAACACCGACAGGACCTCTGGAAGAAATTCCACCCTAACAACTACCCCGTCTGGTCTTATCGCaggggagaaggggaagagTCTGTGCACTCACTTTTCACCCAAGAAGTTGTGCTGACCCTCCTGCTAGCTATTACCAGGGCGGCGGATTCCCCATCTCCAAGGAAGGGCGACTCAAGTTCGGATTTCGGGGCCGTAAAGTGAGTTGAAGCTATAGCCGTCCTGCACTTAGTTGCTTACATACGAGACAGTTCACCAATTTCCAAGCTCACCCAACGCAGCCAGACCTGTAGGCCTAACATCTTCGGGTTCATGGACGCAGGCTGACATGTTGCAGCCGGATTTCCACTCCACGAACCAAGTACACCGAGAAGCGCATCAACACGGTGCCTCTGTATGGCCTTTCGCGGATGAAGGAAGTCATTGCCCAGGCATTTCCCGAGTTGGCCGAATTTGGTTTCACAGATAGCAGAGTGGGTGCAACGCTAGAGATTGTTGATCGGATCAAGGCTGATGTGTGACAAATTTAGCTGTGCTGGTACACTGACAGCATCGACAACGACGTGGGTGCTTTGCCAATCCACCCGCCTGTGTTTATTACTAACAGTCGCAGTACGTGATTGATTACGTGCCTGGATATTCCGACTCCCTCTTCATCTGCACAGGAGGCTCGTGAGTTTCCCCATCCTTGTGGTCTTGTGTGGTTCACCATCATTTGCTAAGTACCTTGCAGTGGACATGGCTTCAAGTTTCTCCCAGTGCTCGGAAAGGTAGGTCTCATGAGATCCagtttaataatagcatCATATGCTGACATGTCCATGTCAGCATGTCAAGAATCAAGTCGAGCGTGTCCCTGACCAGTTCACACCTGTCTGGAAGTGGCGAGTTGCCCAGCAGGGCAAGCCGAACAACGGTCTGTcggagggagaggatggcCCGAGGGAGATgtccaagctcaagatggCTTCTGGTATGTGCCTCTGAGTCAGCGATTAACCTACCATCATGTGCTAACTGGCCCCGAATAGCTCAGGATTTCAAGATGAAGCGGGTAAGACCAATTGTGCGACAAACTCTAAGCACAAAACTGACTGTGAAATAGGTTCCCATGCAGAAGCTATAAGGCGTTTAATGTTGCAAACAATCTGCAACCACATTGGTTCCGCCTTGGCAACAGGACAGGGGCAAAAGGGCTGAATGACCATTTATCTTTGATAGTACTAGACGTCGGTAAACCAAATTCTCTCAATAATCTGGGTGCGTCGCGAAGTCACTTATAAATCCTGCCAACAGCCCATCAACTCCATCCAACACTCCAGCTTCCGCCATGTCGGTTAACCAATGGCTCCAGTTGTCATCATCCCCGAGCTCGACTTCGCCTAACGGGGGAGCCGGGCTTGGGGCTGAACGACTCTTGTTGATCACCATGGCGATTGTACGGTTTGCAAGGGCTTCAAAGGTATCGCGGTAAGGCGCCGCACTTTGCCAACCCTCCGCAAtcgccaccaacaccatggTGCAGTCGGTGCATGTTTTGCTGACATCCTCTGGGCGGACCGACTCCAAGACTGTAGGATACGTCCACAGACAATGCAGGTATGTCAAACCAGACAAAAAAAGACAGTGAAGGGTCCCCCACGTATATCTAACTGCTGTCCCTATATAGAGCCGACGGTAACTTTGACAGATGTTCCTGGAAGCCTGGATACATTCCTCAAAAACCTGCCTGTTTGACTCCCTATACTCTGCTAATTGGCCGCGATATAAGAGCATCATGGTGTAGCTGTAGTTCAGCTCATACCAAGTGCTAATAGAGAAGATGGACAGGTCATCATCTTGCCTTGGCCGTGAAGGCGGAGCTTCCGCCAACCAGGTGTCCAACTCTGCCCGTAACTCTCTGATGCGAGGATACCAGGCACCATGTTCGACGTCTGAGCGCGAGGCACCTGAAAAAAGCGAGGTGTGTATCTGAGCCCAGATATGCCGTAGTTTGAACACGTGGATGGCAGTGGACATTGTTGTCGCTGGCTGGCTGTGGTGGGACCGAGGCGGGCTGGTGATGCCGGCTTCAGTGATGGCAGAGTCGTCGACATCTGATGGATACTGTGCATTTCAGGTGTTTAGTATGGGGCAAAGACTGATGGGGTGCAAGATTTGTGTTACCTCGGCATCGATCTCCTGAATCGGAATACCCAGCGGCCGCCCCAGCCTCAAGGCCACGGTGCAGTCAATTCCATTCGCAACCCAGAAGACTCTTCTGCGCATTTCTTGTTGAAGTGGGTTTGCGGTGGGTGCAAGACGCTTGATTCCTCGGTGATAGCCCAGTTCGATACATTGACGCAATGCAAGGCCGGATAATTTCCTGATTTCTTCATCAGCCGCCGTGTCAATCAAGCTAAGCTGGCATGTCGCTTATACCAGAGGGATGGTCCGTCCATCGAGCGAAGAGAGTACATGGCATAACACAGTAGGGCTTGAATGGACTCTAGGTTATCCTTGGACAATATGTCGGTGAAGAGCTGAGCGGACATGTACAATTGCTGAGCAAGACGGCATCAGCTCCGGGGGCGCATGTCTCGGGTCAGGAATTGAGGCTCACCTCGGCCAGAGACTGAGTGTTCGGTAAGAGAAGAGATGCAACGGCATACACCTGCCATGCCGTCAGCCCCAAGCTCAACTAGGTATTGCTGACCAATCTTACCATGTTGAGGAAGAACAATGGCGACGAAGAAAATCCTATTTCGGACACGTCATGAGATGAACCATAGTGTCTTGCCTCCCAAGCTCTGAAGGTCGGCTCATGCAGAAAAGGGTACTGAGGGTGGATATGCTTGAAATAGGCATTGCTAAGCGTCAGAGCGACCTCATAATCTGGCAACAGACAAGGAGACGGCGGCGATGCATGCCTATTGTTGAGGCTGGCCAGTGTGGGCTCACTGGGCAAGTCTCGGCTGAGAGAGAAGTTGATGATGCGAGAAAACGCAAACGCAGACGATGAACCGAGATACTGAGGCTCCATCTGTGTCGTCCGAAAGTCCAACATGCCTACTCTAGATGACAAGTCGCTGGTTCCCTCACCATTGTCTGGTGTCAGTTGGGTTGACGGGGTGCTTCCATTGGAGCAGCCTCCTACAGGGCCCAGTGGAGATTGTGTCGTGCCTGAAGAGGATCTGTCGTCACGGCCCTCAAGGCTGGCGACGCGGCCTTCTAGGACCTCCAGGTAATTTCGGGGTCGCGTCTTCTTGCTTTTGGGGTCTTGGATAAGACAGGCTATGAGGTCAATGAGCAATGAATTACTTCATGCCTAAGTTACGGTTAATGCTTACCGATAGCCAGCCTCTTGCAGTTACCACAAGCAGGGTTTTGGTCATCGCACTGGTTCAAATCAGATTAGCCTTGCTCAGGAGGTCTGCATCCCTGAAGTCACCTTGAGTTTCTTCTCTTTGCAGTTCAGACACGCTTGGTGGGCTCTCGTTCCTGGAACCCGTCGCCGCCGGAGAGGCCCTTGTCTTCGACTCCTGCTGTTGGCCTGGAGCATTTTGTTTGGTATCTGAAGATGTCATCTCTTGCCATGGCAGACCAGACCCTCTTGCCTGTCAGGGAATCGAGGTGGGCCAGATCAGAGATGCCAAGTCCATGCGTGCGGGGTGATGATAGCCATGGGGGCCGGTCGGTTAACCAAGATATGCTATGCCCCTTTCCGATTGGCTGCTCGTATTCTTCCGAACACTAGGTTCCCTATCTTGGATAACGACTCGTATTCTTCCGGTACAGGCCTGAGCTTGCCCAAGATATCGGGGATGAGAACCGTGTTGTTGAACGCCGTCAATGCTGGCATATAACAGCGCTGGACAGTCCCTCCAGTTGCTGTGTCAGTTCAAACGCTCCATTATCACGACTTGACAAACAACGACAGAGAACGTCAGAATGCCCATCAAGGAAATCTTCACCGAGTCAGTCCTGGCAAAATATGCCCGGACTATCAAAGCAACTCCGCGAGATCTAATGGTCAACAGGAGCCTGCTCTTCTCCTGTGCCGTCTACGCTTTGGCAGGTCTTCCAACCAGTGAATCTACCGTTCGTTATATTACGAAAATCCTTTCATGCTAACTAGCAAAAAGCCTGGGACCAGGGATCTTCATCTGTCGTTCCGTCCCTGCCCGGCTTTCAAAAGCAATTCAACGTTAAATCGGGCGCAAAGGCTAGCGACATCCAGAacttcatctccatcatctacaTCGGCTATGCTGTTGGTGCGGCCTCGTCGTTTTTCGTCAACGACCGAATCGGCAGGAGATGGTCTTTTCGCCTGTACGCTTCGATCTGGATTCTCGGACAGATGATCGCGACAGCCTCCCCAGGGTGGGCCGGCCTGTACACAGCACGTATAATCTCTGGCATAGGGATCGGCTCACTCAGTGTCACCGGGCCTATGTCTATCGTTGAGCTCGCTCCCGCCGAGATACGTGGCCTCCTTACAGCTTGGTACACCATCGCCATGGGTATCGCCTTGTTTACGTCGGTGTTTTGTGTGTACGGCATATTCTTGCACATGGACCCTGGCAGGCTACAGTACCAGATCGTATGGTTCTCACCGGCAATTTTCATGTTCTTTgccatcttggccagcttcttcattTGCGAATCGCCCAGATGGCTCATGATGGTGGACAAGAAGGATGACGCTgtctcgaccttggccaAGTTGCGATGTCTGCCAACCAATCACCCACGCATCGAGGGGGAGATCCAAGACATCGAGAACTCGATCAGTGGCATGGGCTCCAGTTTTGTTGACATCGTCAAGGAGACTTTCACCGTCCCCTCCAACCTCCGCCGTCTGCAACAAGCCTTGATCTCATACGCTCTTGCTCAACTGTCGGGCGCCAACTCTGTCACCTCGTACTTCGTTCCAATCATGAGCATCATGGGTTTGGGTGGTGACTCGGCTCGGAGCATGTTCTTGAGCGGCATGTACGGCATGTCCAAGTTCTTCTTTAGCATCATCGCGTCGTTCTTCTTCATTGACGCCCTTGGAAGACGTCGGTCTCTGTTTGTGGGAATAGCAATGCAGCTGATCGCGCATGTCTACATTGGTGTCTTTATCAAGTTCCACCAGGAAGGTCCCGTTTCGTCCAGCGCATCCCATGCAGCCATTGCAGCCCTCTTCGTTCACGCCTTCGGGTACGCCGTCGGTAGGTCTCTGAAACAATTTCCATATGGATCCGTTACTGACAGGAGTGCCAAGGCCTGTTCGTCCTTCCTTATATCTTCGGTGGCGAGCTGTGGCCGAACCGCATCCGCTCCTTCGGCGGAGCCGTCAGTCAAACCTTTCATTGGCTCTTCATCTACGCCGTCAAATACAGCATTCCCTCGCTCCTGAAGACAACTGACAACTGGGGGGCATTCCTATTCTTCGCTGGCTGGTGTTTCCTGGCCCTTATCTACGTGTTCTTTATGGTTCCAGAGATCTCTGGTCTCAGTGTCGAAGAGATTGGCTATCTCTTCAAAGGCTCTTGGTTTAATGCCTATAAGCGTTCTCAGCGAGGCCCGGTTATTAACAGCGTTGAGAGCGGTGATGCCAGATCATCTATTGAGCCGAGGTATGTAGCTCATTCTTTCCGTTCTAGAGAAATTATGAGTTTAACTAACATAAAGTAAGGGGAGATAAGAATAGTATAGTTGTCAAGGAGTAAAAAGaggtagtatattatagatcttagttaAAGGGGATTATGAGTAAATATATCTCTTTCATAACCTTTTTGCGATTTAGTTCCTGACGGGAGAGACGCCACGCGAGCAATAACTCGCGATCTTActttttggtgttgttgtcgaCGTTGTCACGATGTTAGGTCGTGGCGCCAAGCTACGAGTAAAGTGTGCCACACTTGGTGGTCAGCCACCAAGATTGGGGTCGCTTTTTGACCCAATCTCGTCGTTGGGCAGAAATAAATCCCAAATCTTTCATCTTTGAACCAAGGTCTCAGCCTTTGAGTCACCATGTCGCCTTGCAAGTTCTGCCGTGGCTTTGCGGCGGATGACGCCCGAGGAACTCTTAAACAACTCTACAACGCTGCTGAAAATGGGTGCATTTGTTGCGATGCGGTCCAACAGGCTGTCCGGCAGCTACTACCAGAGGCTTCGTCCCCGGATCTTAAATACATACTTTGGACAACGGAGAGACGACAGCGCACCGACATGCTTCACCCCGAAGATTCTTCGCAGTGGGAACTGAATGTGAGGATTGAGAAGGAG comes from Fusarium falciforme chromosome 11, complete sequence and encodes:
- a CDS encoding DAO domain-containing protein — encoded protein: MLSHDSEIIIVGGGVFGLSSALWLARGGYRNITIFDRCAFDKNGYDPSRGCDGASADINKVFRMAYAERTDYQDLAIEARDFWLSWNKAIAEANASDLPEGLTPEDKLFYICGSYFLAEGPELRDYYADSLKTMEKTAPEFRRMQFVKGNAQDEKRLGQIDPKWVEKYHIIDRINGGNTNGFIDIQGGITIADKACIYAKFLCEQVGVKFVLGDPQGKLSSLIVENDGLNKRVAGIKTCDGLRHFGDLVIVAAGSWTASIIPEAHKTVEATAGTVMFIDIPKHRQDLWKKFHPNNYPVWSYRRGEGEDYYQGGGFPISKEGRLKFGFRGRKFTNFQAHPTQPDLRISTPRTKYTEKRINTVPLYGLSRMKEVIAQAFPELAEFGFTDSRLCWYTDSIDNDYVIDYVPGYSDSLFICTGGSGHGFKFLPVLGKHVKNQVERVPDQFTPVWKWRVAQQGKPNNGLSEGEDGPREMSKLKMASAQDFKMKRVPMQKL
- a CDS encoding Fungal-trans domain-containing protein — protein: MLQANSRSRRQGPLRRRRVPGTRAHQACLNCKEKKLKCDDQNPACGNCKRLAIACLIQDPKSKKTRPRNYLEVLEGRVASLEGRDDRSSSGTTQSPLGPVGGCSNGSTPSTQLTPDNGEGTSDLSSRVGMLDFRTTQMEPQYLGSSSAFAFSRIINFSLSRDLPSEPTLASLNNRHASPPSPCLLPDYEVALTLSNAYFKHIHPQYPFLHEPTFRAWEARHYGSSHDVSEIGFSSSPLFFLNMVYAVASLLLPNTQSLAEQLYMSAQLFTDILSKDNLESIQALLCYAMYSLRSMDGPSLWKLSGLALRQCIELGYHRGIKRLAPTANPLQQEMRRRVFWVANGIDCTVALRLGRPLGIPIQEIDAEYPSDVDDSAITEAGITSPPRSHHSQPATTMSTAIHVFKLRHIWAQIHTSLFSGASRSDVEHGAWYPRIRELRAELDTWLAEAPPSRPRQDDDLSIFSISTCRV